A genomic window from Salvia miltiorrhiza cultivar Shanhuang (shh) chromosome 5, IMPLAD_Smil_shh, whole genome shotgun sequence includes:
- the LOC130985750 gene encoding tryptophan synthase beta chain 1-like, protein MNLQTLSLHYAISLSPLNPNNSTRLSLKWSSRMVEHKAFKVSSVVMRHDTCSTQTQTQKTDLLQLIDETEESLFRTGKYGRFGGIFVPETLVTCLNMLASEFNLCLHDPHFQGELATALRDYVGRETPLYLAQRLSDHYKNSRGEGPDIYLKREDLNHGGAHKINNAIAQAMLAKRMGRQSVVSATGAGQHGVATAAACAKLDMECTIFMGDVDMAKQSSNVRLMKHLGARVKSVQGTFKDATSEAIRQWVGDLERKYYLSGTAGGPHPCPAMVREFQSIIGKEIRRQAMEKWGGKPDVLVACVGSGTNALGMFHEFVRDEDVRLIGVEAAGTGIDGGRHSATLTKGDIGVYHGAMSYLLQDDEGQIIGPHSVGVGLEYPGVSPELSFLREIGRAEFHTVTDDEAIDAYTLLCQLEGICPALEAAHALAHLGKLCSTLPNGTKVVVNCSGRGDKDVEMVFQYQEEKNGGRLTSSTS, encoded by the exons ATGAATCTTCAAACTCTATCTCTTCACTACGCCATCTCTCTTTCCCCCCTGAATCCTAATAATTCAACTAGACTCAGTTTGAAATGGTCATCGCGAATGGTTGAACACAAAGCTTTCAAGGTAAGCTCAGTAGTGATGAGACACGATACATGCAgtactcaaactcaaactcaGAAGACAGACCTTCTCCAACTCATTGATGAAACGGAAGAATCGTTGTTTAGGACAGGCAAATACGGCAGGTTTGGAGGAATCTTCGTGCCTGAAACACTAGTCACCTGCCTCAACATGCTCGCATCTGAATTCAACCTTTGCCTGCATGATCCCCACTTTCAG GGGGAGCTCGCGACTGCACTAAGAGATTACGTTGGCCGCGAAACTCCACTATATTTGGCGCAAAGACTCAGCGATCATTACAAGAATAGCAGGGGAGAAGGCCCCGACATTTACCTCAAGAGAGAGGATCTCAACCACGGCGGAgctcacaaaatcaacaacgcCATCGCTCAGGCCATGCTCGCCAAGCGCATGGGCCGCCAGAGCGTCGTCTCCGCCACCGGCGCCGGCCAGCACGGCGTCgccacggccgccgcctgcgCCAAGCTCGATATGGAGTGTACCATATTCATGGGCGACGTGGATATGGCGAAACAGTCCTCCAACGTGCGCTTAATGAAGCACCTTGGCGCACGGGTGAAATCTGTTCAAGGCACGTTCAAGGATGCGACGTCGGAGGCGATACGACAGTGGGTGGGGGATTTGGAGAGGAAGTACTACTTATCCGGGACGGCGGGGGGGCCGCACCCGTGCCCGGCCATGGTTCGGGAGTTCCAGTCGATCATTGGGAAAGAGATAAGGAGACAGGCAATGGAGAAGTGGGGTGGGAAGCCTGACGTTTTGGTGGCTTGTGTGGGGAGTGGTACCAATGCTCTCGGAATGTTTCACGAGTTCGTGAGAGACGAGGATGTCCGGTTGATCGGAGTTGAGGCGGCCGGGACCGGCATAGATGGAGGGCGCCACTCTGCTACTCTTACTAAAGGAGACATAGGTGTGTATCATGGGGCCATGAGCTATTTGCTGCAAGATGATGAGGGCCAGATTATTGGCCCCCATTCCGTCGGTGTTGG GCTAGAATATCCTGGAGTCAGCCCGGAGCTGAGCTTTCTGAGAGAGATTGGACGAGCAGAGTTTCACACGGTTACGGATGATGAAGCTATTGATG CGTATACACTGTTGTGTCAATTAGAAGGAATATGTCCAGCGCTGGAGGCGGCACACGCACTCGCACATCTTGGAAAACTATGCTCGACCTTGCCCAATGGCACCAAGGTGGTAGTTAACTGCAGCGGCCGTGGTGATAAGGATGTAGAGATGGTGTTTCAGTatcaagaagaaaaaaatggggGAAGGCTTAC
- the LOC131025482 gene encoding uncharacterized protein LOC131025482, whose protein sequence is MKPHTTDLQPTHSMLEKRPKKHPKMSSNNTLSEEALQRTVSDHCPLMMETITVDWGPKPFRFINAWTSHPDFEKVVKDSWQRPGISGWSCYIFKEKMKRLKVDLKAWNKSCFGSIDESIEKLKDELKEWDTKDDNVGLDEEEVLKRNETSASLILQMKNRDSLLAQKAKIRWLQDGDINSGYYHKVINGRRAKNDLPGLQIKGRWIDDPAEVKKEIRDHFEAQFRQISGLQPVIPADFAQNKITADMSQQLDAQFTEEEKDAASVLKDYRPISLINCLYKVIAKVLAARMKQVMSSIIADCQSAFIKGRYILDGVIVLNEILEDAKKRKKGVSLFKVDFAKAFDTVDWHFLDVMLERMNFSQRWRRWISGCLRSATTNVLVNGSPSGEF, encoded by the exons ATGAAACCCCACACAACCGACCTCCAACCAACACACTCCATGCTGGAAAAAAGGCCGAAGAAGCACCCCAAGATGTCAAGCAACAACACACTATCTGAAGAAGCACTCCAAAGAACGGTCTCGGATCACTGCCCGTTAATGATGGAAACAATCACTGTTGATTGGGGGCCGAAGCCATTTAGATTCATAAATGCCTGGACAAGCCACCCAGATTTTGAAAAGGTGGTCAAAGATTCGTGGCAAAGACCCGGCATCTCGGGATGGAGTTGCtatattttcaaagaaaaaaTGAAGCGACTGAAGGTCGATCTAAAGGCCTGGAACAAATCGTGCTTTGGTTCGATCGATGAAAGCATTGAAAAACTTAAAGATGAACTCAAGGAATGGGATACAAAAGATGACAACGTGGGTCTGGACGAAGAAGAAGTTCTTAAGAGAAACGAGACTTCGGCATCACTGATTTTACAGATGAAAAATCGTGATAGTCTTCTTGCCCAAAAGGCTAAAATTCGGTGGCTTCAGGATGGGGATATCAACAGTGGTTATTATCATAAAGTTATCAATGGCAGACGAGCTAAGAACGATCTTCCTGGGCTTCAGATTAAGGGCCGCTGGATCGACGATCCGGCTGAGGTTAAAAAAGAGATCCGAGATCATTTTGAAGCTCAATTTAGACAAATAAGTGGACTCCAACCTGTCATCCCAGCTGATTTTgcccaaaacaaaatcacaGCCGACATGAGTCAACAACTTGACGCTCAGTTCACCGAGGAAGAG AAAGATGCAGCTTCGGTTTTGAAGGATTACAGGCCAATTTCGCTTATCAATTGCCTCTACAAAGTGATCGCGAAAGTCCTCGCTGCCAGAATGAAACAGGTAATGAGTTCTATCATTGCCGATTGCCAAAGTGCTTTTATCAAGGGGAGATACATTTTGGATGGGGTGATTGTATTGAACGAAATTCTTGAGGATgccaaaaaaaggaagaaagggGTGTCTCTTTTTAAAGTAGACTTTGCTAAAGCGTTTGATACCGTTGACTGGCATTTTCTGGACGTAATGCTTGAGAGAATGAATTTTAGTCAAAGATGGAGAAGATGGATCTCGGGGTGTCTCAGGTCTGCCACGACTAATGTGTTGGTTAACGGGAGCCCTTCGGGTGAATTCTGA